From one Dama dama isolate Ldn47 chromosome 32, ASM3311817v1, whole genome shotgun sequence genomic stretch:
- the NKIRAS1 gene encoding NF-kappa-B inhibitor-interacting Ras-like protein 1 isoform X2 produces MEDVYMASVETDRGVKEQLHLYDTRGLQEGVELPKHYFSFADGFVLVYSVNNLESFQRVELLKKEIDKFKDKKEVAIVVLGNKIDLSEQRQVDAEVAQQWARSEKVRLWEVTVTDRKTLIEPFTLLASKLSQPQSKSSFPLPGRKNKGNSSSEN; encoded by the exons ATGGAAGATGTGTACATGGCGTCAGTGGAAACGGATCGAGGGGTCAAGGAACAGTTGCATCTCTATGACACCAGAGGCCTGCAGGAAGGCGTGGAGCTGCCCaagcattatttttcatttgccgATGGCTTTGTTCTTGTGTACAGTGTGAATAACCTTGAATCCTTTCAAAGAGTGGAGCTTCTGAAGAAGGAGATTgataaattcaaagataaaaaagaG GTGGCGATCGTGGTTCTAGGGAACAAGATCGACCTTTCGGAGCAGCGCCAGGTGGACGCCGAGGTGGCGCAGCAGTGGGCCAGAAGCGAGAAGGTGCGCCTGTGGGAGGTGACGGTCACCGACCGCAAGACCCTGATCGAGCCCTTCACCCTGCTGGCCAGCAAGCTCTCCCAGCCCCAGAGCAAATCCAGCTTCCCTCTGCCCGGCAGGAAAAACAAAGGCAACTCGAGCTCGGAAAACTAG